The following coding sequences are from one Diabrotica virgifera virgifera chromosome 2, PGI_DIABVI_V3a window:
- the LOC126880519 gene encoding uncharacterized protein LOC126880519: MDFCITQKQVPTVKRIYRTFAEEYNYSGSIESLRTVIRKMGFRWRKTRNNRKLLMEKPNIQHLRLNFLRSMKRYRNANHPIIYMDETYVHSSHTYQKSWSNSSNKGIQKPVSKGQMLVIVHAGGESGFVKNAYLRYKPTIKTGDYHDAMNYDNYKKWLQDKLIPNLPPNSVLVIDNAPYHNVQTEKCPTMSSRKAEMQQWLTTQNISFTDDMLKLELYDIIKLHKPLFKTYEIDKILEDKGHSVLRLPKILCGFESYRVSMGFYEAICR; the protein is encoded by the coding sequence ATGGATTTTTGTATAACACAAAAACAAGTCCCAACTGTGAAACGCATATACAGAACATTTGCAGAGGAGTACAACTACTCAGGTTCCATAGAAAGCCTACGAACAGTAATTAGAAAGATGGGATTTCGTTGGCGAAAAACCAGAaataatagaaaattattaatggaAAAGCCCAATATTCAACATCTTAGACTGAATTTCTTACGTAGTATGAAACGTTACAGGAACGCAAATCACCCAATTATATACATGGATGAAACATACGTCCATTCATCTCATACCTACCAAAAGAGCTGGTCTAATAGTTCAAACAAGGGCATACAAAAACCAGTATCTAAAGGACAGATGCTTGTGATAGTGCATGCTGGAGGTGAAAGTGGTTTTGTTAAAAACGCTTATCTGCGCTACAAACCTACTATAAAAACAGGAGATTATCATGATGCAATGAACTACGACAATTACAAAAAATGGCTTCAGGATAAACTGATACCAAATTTGCCCCCGAACAGCGTTTTAGTGATTGATAATGCACCGTATCACAACGTACAAACTGAGAAATGTCCAACTATGTCTTCCAGGAAAGCAGAAATGCAGCAGTGGCTGACAACGCAAAATATTTCCTTTACAGATGACATGTTGAAACTTGAATTATACGACATTATAAAATTACACAAACCTCTGTTTAAAACCTATGAAATTGACAAAATACTCGAGGATAAAGGACATTCAGTTTTACGGTTACCCAAGATATTATGCGGATTTGAATCCTATAGAGTTAGTATGGGCTTCTATGAAGCAATATGTCGCTGA